The Chaetodon trifascialis isolate fChaTrf1 chromosome 11, fChaTrf1.hap1, whole genome shotgun sequence nucleotide sequence GGGACGTGGTTTCTCCCACACAGATTGCTAAATGTGATCTCTCAGCTACCTGTCGTCTCTAGCAACAATTCACTGGTGTCAATAGACACCACAGACATGCttacacaaaatgaaatgtgctacaaaatgttttcactgttcaaaAACGTATTCATCTGCCGAACCTTTGTCTTTCCTTTGGGTACATAGTACATGCCGGAGGCCCTGAGCACGAAGTAGCGAGGTTTCCAAACCTTTTTTCCATCTTCCTTTAGGTACAGTGAGCCCTCAAGATCAGGAACAATCAGAGCAGACCCTCCAAAATGCTCCTGCAGGGTCAGATGACAAAGATCTCATTCAAAACAGAAATGACCACAGGATGAAAAACAGATGTCTTCAGTTTGTAGAGTGCACTCTTTATCAAGTCAGCTAaatttatttatacagcacattTCACAACAAGAATTGCTGACCAAAGTGCTTTATGGAGAGGTGAGATTATGAgattatttgattgatgattacAATTCAAATGAAAACGTAGGCATAATCGAGAGGATATACTGTACTATACTATATAATTAATAAAAGTGTAGGATCTAATAGTGAGTGGCAaacatttaacagctaaagaCCAACACAGCTACATAACAAAGATAGGACATATTGGGAAAATACAAGGACAAACTAGGAAAATAAAATAGGTGCTAATATGGAGCCTTGCGGTACTCCACAGGAGGGTTgaactgtatttttcttttattaaaactTTGGGTCTGTGTACCTGTTAAaggtaataataaaaaataagcatTGGGGACCAGTAAGCCAAAAGTTACAATCATGTTATGACCATGTACATTTGGAGGAAGTTAAACAGTTTTTGATCAATTTGCCATTTCCACTTTGTGTAATGACACACAGCAACTTGACATGTAGTTCCAGTAATATGTTCAGGTGTGAGCGTGATACGGTATCTGACCTTGAGTAAGAGTTGTTTGGACTGCTCGTTAATCTCACTAGAACACactgtcttcttcttccacaTGTAAAATAGCTTCCGGGTGAGAAAAGCACAGTTCACTTCAGTGACAAATCAAACACTCAAACTTTGGCGAAAAGAGAACGCATGCACAGTCTCATACTCACCTGAGGGTCTGTGAACATCACATACTTCTGAGGTCTTAACACAAAATagattttgttttcactgtggcGACTCCACACAGACAGCGGCTCCACTAAATTTTCGTGGTCCTCGAAGCCTCTTTCTGAAAGGATGAGGAGCCGGCCTTTGAAAGTGTATGTAACAGCATCTCCTGCCACTGTGGAGGAGTTCACTTGCACGTGTTATATGTGCTTGAAAGCCTCTGATTTGAGTACATGCGCAGCATATGTGCTTCTTCATCTCACCAATCTGCAGCTCAGGGTTGGTCTCACACAGGCTCCAGTCGATGCTGCAATCACAGTGCGTCTTCTCAAACAGCTTGTCCAAAACCTCTCGGATCGTCTGTCTCTCATCCACCATCAGTGTCTTGCAACTGCCATCACTCATCAGCACCTTTACTATTAACTAGGGGAGGCAGCAAGCTCAGTTACATGGACTGTGTAGCTGCATGGTGAAGaatgacacagaaaaaaacagctgatttttaccTTCTTCATTTTGGCTTCTTTCAGCTTCTCCAGAGCCAATTTAATTTTGTCTGCCTTTGTCTGGGATTCATATTGGGAGCATAAAATGAGGACAATAATCATTTTGTCATGAAATTCTAATTTAATTTTTATGATCACTGACAGATTCTTGATTAccatctgcagctcttcagaggATTCAGCAGCGTTTGATGGCGGAGGGATCTGAGCTGGCCCCGGTTCCTCAGTCACGGCTGATGCTGCAATTTGATTCTGTGAGCCGCTGGTGTTCTCGGTGGATTTTGATCTGAGGTCAGCTACCAGTGCATCCAGGTCGTTATCCTCCAGTTCATAAAGAGACGCTGCAAGGAGACAAGGGTGCAGTTGCGGCCTAAAGTTTAGAGAAGCGACCTCACAAAGGTCATCGCATGGTTCGATCCCTGGACTGGCACGTCAGCTGTGATGAAACAGCTGTCCTTACCGCCCCCTCATTAGCACTGCTGAGCTTTAACTTTAACTGCCAGTTTCTGTAATGAAGCCGCTCCGTAGCCAACAGATCAGGCTGTGGCTGCTCTCATTGAAGCTTCACTTGAAAAATAAGATTGGAAAAAATGTTCTCCACTCACAGAGGACGTGTCTGAAAAAGAAATCCCCaaatttaaaacagattttcatttttgccagACAAAGCCAGCACATCTATTTGTTTGCACTGTAAAAATGGCTTTGAATAATATTttaaggacaaaaaaaacaaaaaaacttgaACAATAGCTTATGCTTTTGTCTTTGGTCAACATGCTGGCCAGCCAAGAATGTTTCTAACCTACAGAATGTGATCAATTAAATGAACGTTTAGCTTGAAATTCAGTCAACACACCATTACGTTAGCTTAACTTTGAACTGTCTAGCCTCGCTCTGTCCGAATGTAACCACAtctgcccaccagcacctctaaagctcacccACGCTCATCATATATCTCTTATCTTGTTTAACctgaacaaaaaccaaagtgcTGGTTGCCTTGCAACTTCAGTCTACCGATAAGACCCCTGGAGAccggctagctgttttcccctgtaTCCAATCTGTATGCCAAGCTAAGATAACATCTGCTAAGATAAcatctgctggctgtagcttcatatttagcacacTCAAATTGATTTCCTCCTCCTGAAAGAGAATAGGTGTATTTCCCAAAAGGCCAAACTCTTCTTTTAACACAAATTTGCAGTTCTTTGCACTCATAATTTACCTATCAATCTAATTTATTTAGATTTCTAAATGTTGTATTCCTTATTTATGCCAAAGAATTTGGTGTTTTCATGTCCCAAATTGATCATCTCCACCTGGTTTGGAGGTCAGCGCGATCTTCTGgcacaacaaaaaacagttaCTCCCCATCTCCTGACAGAAATCGTATCTCTTGAACAGCTGCCTCGTGTCTCCCCCGCTTGCATCCTTCTACTTCCCACTGACTTTCAGGTCAGTGTGACTCTTTCTGGAGAGTTTGGATGAGGGCACTGTCAGCTGAATGAGCACTCACCATTCAGGTCTGTGAAACCGATGGAGAAggtgctctctctctgtgaggCAGGCACCACATCTGGTGGGTCCGCTGCAGGCATTAAACTCTGCAGAGAGGTAATGTGATGTGGTCAATTAACAACACCTCACACCACAGAAGTCCCACTATTTTGTCCACACCCATACATGACAGCTGTATATTGCGACTGTAAAGGCTGTAAAAGGAGGACGTGAGAACAGGCCTTTTACTTGCAATAAACTTCATTAGTGATACAAGATTCTGATGAAGGTTTAAGCACAGAAGTGCTGTATCTCTAAGTTTATTGCAAGTATACAGTGAACAGGAACTCTGTTCCCTTGCCTAGTGTTACATTGTGAGAAATCAAATatgatttcatttaatatttcaaaatacaTCACATCTTTgacagaagctgcagtttgtAATTTCAGATAACACATGTAATCAAAGAGCGGCCCCAAAAATCAAAGTGGGCCACATGCGTCCTTTaactgctgctgccgctgctctgGACTCTTGTATAATTATGTTACCCGAGCCTGTTATTTATCAGTGACTTTGTTTCCCCGCGCTTAATCATACTCGGTTTTCAAGTTGTAACAACAGCAGAGAACACATTGCGCTCAGCttactgtatgtgtggatgATAAATCATATGTCTGttcattaagaaaaacaaatttgtCAAAACTGTGATGGTACAGTCTCTCTTTCGTTGCTGAAACGAGCTGTGAACTCTGGCGACCTGCGTCCCTGTTAAAGAATGTGAATAACATGAAGAGAGGGGTTGATGTCcaaaatgcaatattttaatCATTAACACAGGCTCAATTATATTCTGTAAACAAGCTGGGCAGACCctcaacagacacacaacagtATGCCTGCCAGCATGCAGTTCGACCCCCATGTCTGAGTCTGAAAACATATGTAGTCATGCTGGAGCGGCTGCTTAAATGACACCTCCGAGCTCCTTAAGTCAGGGATCAAAAACACTGCTTTTAGTCGACTGGCTCCAAGGCAGAGAATGGACCCAATCAGGGCAATAAGTGGAATTACTTTAATCCCTTTTGTTTGTCAGGCTCAGAGGGTCATTGTtttaatcaaaatgtttttccgCTGATAGTCTGTGGAGTGGTGTTTGTCACTGCGATGGCTTTCCAACAACAGGCATGCCAAAGTGACATATAGAGCCTTTTTCTGGTATGTCTGACGCAACGCTGGGGATTGATTCCATTCTCAGGGCTGCGCTCTTATAGCTTACATGGAGAAATTTGACATGGACGATAATGAAGTGGGCCTCAGTGAGGTTGCATCAGTTAGAAGTGTGTAATGTTTTTCTTGGCAAGCCGCAGATATATGATGAGCAGCTTATGTGTGCTTAAGGGACTCCACAGCGGTCGCCCACGGTCCAATCCAGATGCGATGACTTCACATCTCAGCGTGGCcttacatttttctgtctgatgCTCGGTTTCAAAACAAAGACTGCCATGTGTAATCAGATAACATCCAGATTAGTGAGGTAAACATGAAGTGATTTGTCTGATTCACTTATTGTAACCTGTTCCTATTTTCAAAAGCGCTGATGGGAACAGGAGTGTAAGAGCGCTCATCTGGTCATGTTTTCAGAAAGAATGCGCCCAAAGATATTTGATATCGCACTGCTTCTCACAGTTCCAGATGAAATTTGCTAATGCATAATGGGATTTGTTGTTCAGGGTATTTTTAGCTGCATTAGCTCtgaggatggtgatggtggttaGCTTTTCCATTGTTGTGATCCAGGCTGAAATATGTGACCCCTTTTGGATAAATTAGAACTATTTTGGTGATGCCTTCAGTTGTCatagcaccatcatcaggtcaaaatcttAATCTGTCTGATGCTTTATGAACAAATACTTACAAaactagcaaatgttagcatgctaacatggtgaaTCTGGTAGACAGCATACCTGTtaagcatcagcatgttagcattgtcattatcAGCATGTTGGACTGtttatgttagcatttagctcacagcatTGCTATACTACTCACCTGAGAGAGATGATCCATCTCTCCAAGCAGGTGACTGAACATGTCGTCTATGTCGTCCATCTGAAAATGGAAGAACACAACACTTTTAGCAGCAGTGCGGGGGCAAAGCACAATGCAGATAATGGGAAAGTGCAGCAGAAGCATCAAGAACTGAAACACTTTGGATCATTTCAGTTCACTTTGAATTAAGTTTCTACCAGCACCAGCTCTGTAATAGTTTGACAGGCAGCAAGTGGAAAAGTTGGAAAATAATCTCTATTGAAAAGTCTGCATGAGGCGTCCACCAGACATTTTTGTGGCATGGAGACACAAACACTTTTGGACACGTGCATGCTCGAATACACAGTTTGGATGCGTCTGTCATTGGTattaaaacagataaacagcACACGAAGAGGGCTTAATcactgagcagaaaaaaacagaaatgtgatcTCTACTTTGGAGTGTGCTCAAAGTCACGAACAGTGTCACTGCCATGGCTACGAAGACACAAAGCAGCTTGTGTGACAGGTTGAAGAGGTTTCAACGTTTTTCTGGAGGTGAAGTCACTCCAGTTGTTTCTTTCACCATCCAGCAAACAAATAAACCTCATCTTGAATAAACTGTGGAGTGATGTGTTTGGAGAATACAGAGCTAAGTTCACCTGACTGTCCCACAGGTGAAGACCGCGAACATACCTCACTGAAATGTGTCCTGCAAAGTGCTATGACCTTAATTCACTCAATAAACCGTGACTTATGAAGACAAAGTATGTCACATTCTTTGCATTAATAACTGATAAATTCTCTTTGAGATCAAAGATTTTCATCAGGTTAAAACTTTGTTGAACTCTGGTCTGGATTTGTCCATATGGAGGTGGCACTTTGCCAACTGTAGGGTCAAAAATACATTTCGCATGTGGAGCGGCTTAAAAAACCAAACTGAAGAATGAGCTGTCTGCATCTTGCCAACTCTTTGAGACCATTGCTATGTGCTGTTATCATTAACAAAGGATGATAATATATCgtaaagctgcagcagcgtgAATAGAAAGTAAAACGGTGCATATAGACAGAGGAAACCACTTGGTGCTACAGcagatttttctttgtcaccTGCTTCTTGTCTGCATGTTAGCTTATCACCTCATGTAATAGCATAGGCAAGGTATGTATGCATGGTACCACTGGTCTTAACTTGACTGTCACCATGCCAAATGTTTCTTGCTGTGTCTTCATGTGCTAACAACTTGTCACCCCTGGCGTTGATGAGGCTTCATCTAATCACATTCTTCATTGAACaggctttgttttcatttgtttctgtgtctcattaagttgttttgtttctaaaCTTAATTCTGTAACACATTAACCACGTTTCACTTCACATATCttaattttctgtttgcctTTTGCTAAGTGGATGCCGGGAAAGGCTCCAACCCCCTGTGAGCTTAAACACAACTGAGTCTGTATCCAAGCCTTCGGTTCTATGcgcgtttctgtgtgtgaagccaaacttcatttcctgttttcttgttaaacctgcattaacagatttttttttttttttaccaccaCCTATAAACACAACAGAGACATTTTATGGCATTTTGACTTGATATGGCTAACATGTTAACACACAGGTGTCTGGtagcacatccagcagacatgtgACAATGTTAGCATTGGGAGTCGTGTTTCTGACCAATGTGAGTCCAGTATTTGCTTTCATCTTATTTTATCATTCTTAATACTGCAAGTCAGTTTCAACTACAACTACCatcatcttttctctctgcaccTCTTTCTAGCAGAGTTGGGCCACATTGTGAAAGAGCTGTAAATACCATCCAAGGTCAGGGTGAGTCTAAATATGTGACAAGGACAGCTGACGtctgtttggctttgttttacTTCATGCTGATGTATTTTATACATTGAAGCTGCAGCTCGAGCTATGTGAAGCACATATTCTGTCCTGTACGCGGTAACTTACATGTGGTATTTGAGACATTCATAAATATGGAGCCTCTGCTCTGCACTTTATCGCTCTCTCTACCACTTGttcttcttcacacacacacacacacacacacacacacgtatatatgcacacacaaacgcagcctaatgtgcatatacacacaaacagagggacATGCAGTATACAATcctgcctgtgctgctcagtctcattctgtgtttacGCTGAACAGTAAACAGACCATCCATTAAACTGTAATGAGGTAGAAGGGGAAGAGTGGAGAGGATGGCAGTGAACTAAGTATTGTTTCCATATGAAAGTGAAATTTTTGCATCAAGAAAGTGAACTTCACCTTTGTGGCTTCTCAGGTCTTCTACCTCACATATGTGGAAGTCAATCCTCACTTCTGTTTCCATAACTTCTTTCTCACATAAAAGACATGCGTAGGTGTATCTGCca carries:
- the LOC139339419 gene encoding amyloid beta A4 precursor protein-binding family B member 1-interacting protein-like — its product is MDDIDDMFSHLLGEMDHLSQSLMPAADPPDVVPASQRESTFSIGFTDLNASLYELEDNDLDALVADLRSKSTENTSGSQNQIAASAVTEEPGPAQIPPPSNAAESSEELQMDESQTKADKIKLALEKLKEAKMKKLIVKVLMSDGSCKTLMVDERQTIREVLDKLFEKTHCDCSIDWSLCETNPELQIERGFEDHENLVEPLSVWSRHSENKIYFVLRPQKYVMFTDPQLFYMWKKKTVCSSEINEQSKQLLLKEHFGGSALIVPDLEGSLYLKEDGKKVWKPRYFVLRASGMYYVPKGKTKSSSDLACFVRFEQVNIYTTTNYKQRYRAPTNFCFMLKHPCIQKESHYIKFLCCDDEHTLLLWANSIRIAKYGTVLYKNYQAAKTRASSLETLHCTARNGKFHSHSTVFTGRSTNHVEDHPHESPPDFIPPPPPPGHAQV